From the genome of Impatiens glandulifera chromosome 9, dImpGla2.1, whole genome shotgun sequence, one region includes:
- the LOC124915703 gene encoding transcription factor MYB60-like produces the protein MGRTPCCEKQGVKKGPWAPEEDIMLLSYVQQHGPGNWRSLSTKAGLSRCSKSCRLRWTNYLRPGIKRGNFTDQEDHMIIHLQAIHGNKWASIASYLPDRTDNDIKNYWNTHLKKKQQKKKLYNQVITTLPNNINNNNNKEEEKLSSISILDDHDHDHDPSSNYFLSTGNIARLLQGWVKDDPPSRKKLADNDDDQQIITSFNSMSSSRDNNNDVLIQGETSTKVEMSVNNLSMLENWLFSDQAHVIHDPHVSLINKT, from the exons ATGGGAAGAACACCTTGTTGTGAGAAACAAGGAGTGAAGAAAGGGCCATGGGCTCCTGAAGAAGACATTATGCTTCTTTCTTATGTTCAACAACATGGCCCTGGTAACTGGAGATCTCTTTCTACCAAAGCAg GATTGAGCAGATGCAGTAAGAGTTGCAGACTGAGATGGACTAATTATCTAAGGCCAGGAATTAAAAGAGGCAACTTTACCGATCAAGAAGATCACATGATAATCCACCTTCAAGCAATTCATGGAAATAA ATGGGCATCCATAGCTTCCTACCTTCCCGATAGAACTGATAACGACATCAAGAATTATTGGAATACCCATCTCAAAAAGAAGCAGCAGAAGAAGAAGCTCTACAACCAAGTTATAACAACACTACCcaataatatcaataataataataataaagaagaagagaagttGTCTTCAATTAGCATCCTcgatgatcatgatcatgatcatgatcctTCTTCCAATTATTTCCTTAGCACCGGTAACATAGCCAGATTGCTGCAAGGATGGGTCAAAGATGATCCACCGTCAAGAAAGAAGCTGGCGgataatgatgatgatcaaCAAATAATTACAAGTTTTAATTCAATGTCCTCCTCAAGGGACAATAATAATGATGTTTTAATTCAAGGTGAGACTTCGACCAAGGTTGAGATGTCTGTTAATAATCTCTCAATGCTTGAGAATTGGTTGTTTAGTGATCAAGCTCATGTTATTCATGATCCTCATGTCTCACTTATAAATAAAAcctaa